The DNA sequence GACTTGGCAATGGGGTACGTGTCATTTCACGTAAAATAGCATTCACTAATTTGCCATTAAATTGCCCTCCACGTTTTTTAGCAATCTTAACCGCTTCAGAGATTGCTGCGTGTTCTGGGACACTATCTAAAAATAACATTTGATATAGGGTCATTTGAATTAAAATACGAACCCATGCTTTGACTTTTCCGTTAAAGAAGGGTGTCACATAAAAATTCAATAACTGTTCATGTTGTAATGTTCCATAAACCAATTCAGTCATGAAATTTTTATCTTGAACTGTTAACTCATTTTTTTCAATTTGTTCACTTAAAGCATGATTACTATAAGCTCCATCTATTAAAATATCGGTTAACGTCTGCAATGCCAATTCGCGGGCATTTGCCATAATACCACTCCGTTCTCCTGTTTACCTGATGTATGTATAGTGATGTCATTTTATATTATAACATAATCTGCCTACTTTCATCTGTCATTTCACACAATTCTCCCCTAAATTCATCAGTCTTTCCTCATTGATTGAGAAATTTTAAAAAAGTTGCTTCTAAATTAGAAGCAACTTTTTGATTATTGTGTTTTATCAACAATTTTACGCCCGAAGTTCCCTTGAACTTGTGAACTTTGTAAGACGTTCGTAAACGAGTTTGGATCGACCTCATTTAATAATTGTAAAGCAATATATAATTCATAGCTTGAAACAACCATCATTAATAAACTACGATTTTGATGCGTGTAAGCTCCCTCCGCATTAATAATAGTAATCCCACGACCTAATCGACTTTGTAAAGTTGAAATCACCTCATCTTGCTTATTTGTGACAATAAACACTGTATAGCTTTGATGTGGAGTATGAATACGGTCAATAATTTGCATTTGAACAAAGATTAATAAAATCGTATATAATGCAATTTCCCATCCATCAACACATCCTGCAATTGCAATAATCACACAGTTTACAGCAAATGAGTATTGACCAAATGACCCTTGCGTTCTCATGGATAAAATTTGTGATAAAATATCAAGTCCTCCCGTTGAACCGCCATACTTTAAGATCGTTCCACTACCTAAAGCATAAATCATTCCACCAACAACGATATTTAATAACACATCATCAGAAAAAGAAATTTCTGGAACAATATTTAAACCTAACGTCATCAGTGTTACCGTATATAGCGTATGATAGGTGAAACGTTTCCCAATAAACTTATATGAAATTAGTAATAACGGGATGTTAATTGACCAAATAAGCATTCCAAGATTAATCTTAATCCCCCATGCACTATAAAGGAATCGACTAATTAACTGAGAAATCCCTGTGACCCCACCTACATATAACCCCGATGGATTGATAAACCAGTTAATTCCAATGGAGAATAGTAAAATCCCAACCGAAATCATTGCTAAACTTTTAAATTCTTTTTTCAAATGTTCTGCCTTAATAATACCCATTACTAAATTCCTCCACTTCCGTTTTTCATGCAGCTTTCTCTCTATTAAAACGGAATCTTTGATTTAATTCTTGAGAAATTATAACATGTTTTCTCCCGACAGGAAACGAAAAAATTGTTACTATTTTGTGTACATCCACATACAATTTATCCCATGATTTTAGAGGTAATTATTCCATGAAAAAAAGCACCTAAAAAAAGGTACTTTTTGTCTATGCTTCATAAATAATCATAGCCGAATAACTATAAACCTGTCCCTCTGTATCACTGAAGTGAGAGATAGAGTATTTAATATCTATGACCGATTGATAAGGTAATGTTTTTAAAAATTCATTGACGACACTTTCTAAATCTAGCTCATGTTCTTCATCAAAACATTTCACTTGAACCGACATTCTGTCTCCCTCCTATCACATTAAAGACAGAATACCATTCGAAGCTTTGAATTTTTGTCAAAAAACAGAAATCTATTTAATTTCTTTTCTAACAAAGTGACCTTGAACCATCTCACTACGCACGACGTTTGTGAAAGCATGATCATCAACCATTTTAATAACCGCTAATGCTTCATATAACTCATAACTTGATAATACTATCATCAACACACTTTTATTATTCTTTGTATAAGCACCACGGCCTTCTAAAACCGTAATTCCTCGATAAAGTTGTTTTTGAATCGCATCAATCATTTCATCTTCTTTACTCGTTACGATATATAATGTCAAATTTTGATGAATCGTATGAATTCTATCCACGACGACGGACGTAATGTAAATTGAAATAATAGTATATAAGGCTGTTTCCCATCCTTGTGTAATTCCAGCTAATAAAATAATAACTGCATTAATACCAAATGAGTACTTTCCAAAAGAACCATTAAACTTCATTGAGATGTATTGTGAGACAATATCTGTTCCCCCAGTTGATGCACCAATTT is a window from the Turicibacter bilis genome containing:
- a CDS encoding YitT family protein, producing the protein MGIIKAEHLKKEFKSLAMISVGILLFSIGINWFINPSGLYVGGVTGISQLISRFLYSAWGIKINLGMLIWSINIPLLLISYKFIGKRFTYHTLYTVTLMTLGLNIVPEISFSDDVLLNIVVGGMIYALGSGTILKYGGSTGGLDILSQILSMRTQGSFGQYSFAVNCVIIAIAGCVDGWEIALYTILLIFVQMQIIDRIHTPHQSYTVFIVTNKQDEVISTLQSRLGRGITIINAEGAYTHQNRSLLMMVVSSYELYIALQLLNEVDPNSFTNVLQSSQVQGNFGRKIVDKTQ
- a CDS encoding sporulation protein Cse60, translated to MSVQVKCFDEEHELDLESVVNEFLKTLPYQSVIDIKYSISHFSDTEGQVYSYSAMIIYEA
- a CDS encoding YitT family protein codes for the protein MNILKNEQVSIKLKNLGIMIIGVFLYVLAMNMFISPANLYTGGVTGIAQLIIAFASSAFGIHLSLGGLIFLLNVPLLYLAWRSIGKRFAVLSILTVVLQSIILELVPMGKFSDDILLNAVFGGVLIGVGVGMILKIGASTGGTDIVSQYISMKFNGSFGKYSFGINAVIILLAGITQGWETALYTIISIYITSVVVDRIHTIHQNLTLYIVTSKEDEMIDAIQKQLYRGITVLEGRGAYTKNNKSVLMIVLSSYELYEALAVIKMVDDHAFTNVVRSEMVQGHFVRKEIK